A region of Triplophysa rosa linkage group LG16, Trosa_1v2, whole genome shotgun sequence DNA encodes the following proteins:
- the prf1.3 gene encoding perforin-1.3 isoform X2 — protein sequence MAPVLLLLSLPLALCCQTAPSTACENLPFVPGHNLVGEGFDIVRMKTTGAFVVDVLNYMTGGDHGNCTLCDNTLLNKKQKLPASVVDWRIKVQCRRSLSAKVHESASSVLKDTATSTSVSWKVGLSVPMVAGVAVGGTHSSAARFAKSHASQDKFSFTSHTFSCRYYSFRLHAQPQLTKEFKGSLNTLPAQFNSKSEAAYNHFISIYGTHFLRQVDLGGRVKSTTAVRTCKVAMTGLSVQDVSNCLSAEASGVIKGVKVSAQTSYCKAKQQKLERGNSFSASFSDRVSEIMGGNGEAQDILFAPSNKSGYGAWLKTLKTLPGVVSYTLTSLHMLVTHDPVRKASLQAAISTYITKSAVSISCPSSCKVGRRNGNCACKCSGHQRVDSNCCPSKPGVATLSVTVVSAAGLWGDWFSKTDGYVKIFYGGAADTTPVIWNNNFPQWNHKHTFGTVDLTERKPVNFEVWDRDNRWDDDLLGKGAIVPSQGTNVQTRMKLKHGTLLVSITANCGPSLASSYCEKYAPAPDSVSTLTDYNPFKPVSFQESNGLPENTFL from the exons ATGGCTCCAGTTCTTCTGCTGCTGTCTCTTCCTCTTGCCCTCTGCTGTCAAACGGCCCCCAGCACCGCATGCGAGAATCTGCCTTTCGTACCCGGGCATAATTTGGTAGGAGAGGGCTTCGATATCGTGCGAATGAAGACCACCGGAGCCTTCGTGGTGGACGTGCTGAACTACATGACTGGAGGGGACCACGGAAACTGCACTTTGTGTGACAACACACTGCTCAATAAGAAGCAGAAGTTGCCGGCGTCTGTAGTCGACTGGCGCATCAAGGTTCAATGTCGCCGTAGTCTCAGCGCCAAGGTGCACGAATCCGCCAGTTCGGTGCTTAAAGATACCGCCACTTCTACCAGCGTCAGCTGGAAGGTTGGCTTGAGCGTGCCGATGGTGGCGGGCGTGGCTGTGGGTGGCACTCATTCAAGTGCCGCCAGGTTTGCCAAGAGCCACGCGTCTCAGGACAAGTTCTCCTTCACGAGCCACACCTTCTCCTGTCGCTATTACTC ATTCCGTCTCCACGCTCAACCTCAGTTGACCAAAGAGTTCAAGGGTTCTCTCAACACCCTTCCTGCTCAATTCAACAGTAAGTCCGAGGCGGCCTACAACCACTTCATCTCCATCTACGGAACGCACTTTCTGCGACAAGTCGACCTGGGTGGTCGCGTAAAATCGACCACCGCCGTGAGGACCTGCAAGGTCGCGATGACGGGACTTTCGGTGCAAGATGTGAGCAACTGCTTATCGGCAGAGGCGTCCGGAGTCATAAAGGGTGTGAAGGTGAGCGCACAGACGAGCTACTGCAAAGCCAAACAGCAAAAACTAGAGAGGGGCAACAGCTTCAGCGCATCTTTCTCTGACCGCGTCAGTGAAATAATGGGAGGCAACGGCGAGGCTCAGGATATCCTCTTTGCGCCAAGCAACAAAAGCGGGTATGGTGCGTGGCTCAAGACGTTGAAGACATTGCCGGGCGTGGTGTCCTATACGCTGACCTCACTGCACATGCTGGTTACACACGACCCGGTGAGAAAAGCCAGTTTACAGGCGGCCATTAGTACATACATAACGAAAAGCGCTGTATCCATTTCTTGCCCTTCCAGTTGTAAGGTGGGCCGGCGTAACGGTAACTGTGCGTGTAAATGCAGCGGCCATCAACGTGTTGATAGTAATTGCTGTCCAAGCAAGCCAGGAGTGGCAACTTTGAGCGTGACCGTGGTGAGCGCCGCAGGACTGTGGGGAGACTGGTTCTCTAAAACCGATGGTTATGTGAAAATATTCTACGGAGGTGCGGCGGATACGACCCCTGTGATTTGGAACAACAACTTTCCTCAGTGGAACCATAAGCATACCTTTGGAACCGTGGATCTGACGGaaagaaa ACCAGTGAACTTTGAGGTGTGGGACCGCGATAACCGCTGGGATGATGATCTGCTGGGAAAAGGTGCTATTGTCCCATCTCAAGGCACCAACGTGCAGACACGGATGAAGCTAAAGCATGGCACTCTTCTGGTCTCCATTACTGCAAATTGTGGTCCGAGTCTTGCAAGTTCATACTGTGAAAAATATGCCCCTGCACCAGATAGCGTCAGTACTCTCACCGATTACAACCCCTTCAAACCAGTTTCATTCCAAGAATCTAATGGTCTTCCtgaaaacacttttctgtaa
- the prf1.3 gene encoding perforin-1.3 isoform X1 has translation MKNLNWTLSAAQMAPVLLLLSLPLALCCQTAPSTACENLPFVPGHNLVGEGFDIVRMKTTGAFVVDVLNYMTGGDHGNCTLCDNTLLNKKQKLPASVVDWRIKVQCRRSLSAKVHESASSVLKDTATSTSVSWKVGLSVPMVAGVAVGGTHSSAARFAKSHASQDKFSFTSHTFSCRYYSFRLHAQPQLTKEFKGSLNTLPAQFNSKSEAAYNHFISIYGTHFLRQVDLGGRVKSTTAVRTCKVAMTGLSVQDVSNCLSAEASGVIKGVKVSAQTSYCKAKQQKLERGNSFSASFSDRVSEIMGGNGEAQDILFAPSNKSGYGAWLKTLKTLPGVVSYTLTSLHMLVTHDPVRKASLQAAISTYITKSAVSISCPSSCKVGRRNGNCACKCSGHQRVDSNCCPSKPGVATLSVTVVSAAGLWGDWFSKTDGYVKIFYGGAADTTPVIWNNNFPQWNHKHTFGTVDLTERKPVNFEVWDRDNRWDDDLLGKGAIVPSQGTNVQTRMKLKHGTLLVSITANCGPSLASSYCEKYAPAPDSVSTLTDYNPFKPVSFQESNGLPENTFL, from the exons ATGAAAAACCTCAACTGG ACTCTTTCTGCAGCACAAATGGCTCCAGTTCTTCTGCTGCTGTCTCTTCCTCTTGCCCTCTGCTGTCAAACGGCCCCCAGCACCGCATGCGAGAATCTGCCTTTCGTACCCGGGCATAATTTGGTAGGAGAGGGCTTCGATATCGTGCGAATGAAGACCACCGGAGCCTTCGTGGTGGACGTGCTGAACTACATGACTGGAGGGGACCACGGAAACTGCACTTTGTGTGACAACACACTGCTCAATAAGAAGCAGAAGTTGCCGGCGTCTGTAGTCGACTGGCGCATCAAGGTTCAATGTCGCCGTAGTCTCAGCGCCAAGGTGCACGAATCCGCCAGTTCGGTGCTTAAAGATACCGCCACTTCTACCAGCGTCAGCTGGAAGGTTGGCTTGAGCGTGCCGATGGTGGCGGGCGTGGCTGTGGGTGGCACTCATTCAAGTGCCGCCAGGTTTGCCAAGAGCCACGCGTCTCAGGACAAGTTCTCCTTCACGAGCCACACCTTCTCCTGTCGCTATTACTC ATTCCGTCTCCACGCTCAACCTCAGTTGACCAAAGAGTTCAAGGGTTCTCTCAACACCCTTCCTGCTCAATTCAACAGTAAGTCCGAGGCGGCCTACAACCACTTCATCTCCATCTACGGAACGCACTTTCTGCGACAAGTCGACCTGGGTGGTCGCGTAAAATCGACCACCGCCGTGAGGACCTGCAAGGTCGCGATGACGGGACTTTCGGTGCAAGATGTGAGCAACTGCTTATCGGCAGAGGCGTCCGGAGTCATAAAGGGTGTGAAGGTGAGCGCACAGACGAGCTACTGCAAAGCCAAACAGCAAAAACTAGAGAGGGGCAACAGCTTCAGCGCATCTTTCTCTGACCGCGTCAGTGAAATAATGGGAGGCAACGGCGAGGCTCAGGATATCCTCTTTGCGCCAAGCAACAAAAGCGGGTATGGTGCGTGGCTCAAGACGTTGAAGACATTGCCGGGCGTGGTGTCCTATACGCTGACCTCACTGCACATGCTGGTTACACACGACCCGGTGAGAAAAGCCAGTTTACAGGCGGCCATTAGTACATACATAACGAAAAGCGCTGTATCCATTTCTTGCCCTTCCAGTTGTAAGGTGGGCCGGCGTAACGGTAACTGTGCGTGTAAATGCAGCGGCCATCAACGTGTTGATAGTAATTGCTGTCCAAGCAAGCCAGGAGTGGCAACTTTGAGCGTGACCGTGGTGAGCGCCGCAGGACTGTGGGGAGACTGGTTCTCTAAAACCGATGGTTATGTGAAAATATTCTACGGAGGTGCGGCGGATACGACCCCTGTGATTTGGAACAACAACTTTCCTCAGTGGAACCATAAGCATACCTTTGGAACCGTGGATCTGACGGaaagaaa ACCAGTGAACTTTGAGGTGTGGGACCGCGATAACCGCTGGGATGATGATCTGCTGGGAAAAGGTGCTATTGTCCCATCTCAAGGCACCAACGTGCAGACACGGATGAAGCTAAAGCATGGCACTCTTCTGGTCTCCATTACTGCAAATTGTGGTCCGAGTCTTGCAAGTTCATACTGTGAAAAATATGCCCCTGCACCAGATAGCGTCAGTACTCTCACCGATTACAACCCCTTCAAACCAGTTTCATTCCAAGAATCTAATGGTCTTCCtgaaaacacttttctgtaa